The nucleotide sequence ttAACGTACTTTCATCGGTcagggtagatcaaagcattaaatttgatctatggtcttactcacactggccttctccctcgtctttctatcttatctggttcctgagttcaactttgaccttgacctacttttctcaaggtcaaggtcatcatctcatttttatcctctttggtgcgcgagtaatgtgctttttgtttcatctttccaccTGCAACgtttgcaaaaatatttggGGGACTAACAAACgaacagacggatggatgaacacacaaacactgacaatcaccgctttgaagcgggatgtaattatagCCTGAAAGCATGTTTCACTCTTGCAACTACAGATTTCTAAACTATGAAGACAAAAACcttttgatttatttaccttgacatttattttacctGAATGTTGATGCATTTGACATAAAATAAGAAGCACTTAATGGGTCCAGTATCTGCCTCTAGAAGGGATATTGACTCCAAACAtgcacaatgaaataaaatgtgatgccTCAATACTAACAGTGATATTAATGTTAACACCCTCTTCCCCACAATTTGAAAGTTCAACACAATATATGATTATAAAACGTGAAAGAAAATTATCATTCCAAGACTTTAAAGTGACAGTTCAAAACCCAAAACATGTGTATAGTCACAAATaactcaaaacaacaaaatattacaCTAAAGAGGCTGGAATCAGAAAACTCATATTTTTGTTAAGAATATTACTGAAATAATTAACTTATTAAcaaagttgtggcaactattttttttcagtctgaacaAACTACCGGTAAACATCCCTGCAAATCTATTTACTCGCATCAAATGATGTTTCACACACTTTGAACTGTATCTTAAACAATGACATGGCTAATTTATAGACTTTTACAAGCTAAGGGCCTCCAGGTGGTGCTCTAACAGGAAGTACAAGAGCAAGACAGGTGGAAGACATAACAGTCATTAACACCGTAGGTTGATTGTTTTTAACAGACATTATGCACATCCCTTATGTTGGGAATCACATGAAGAAAGACACATGAAGCAGCTTTCAAGTTAAAGACCATCAATCTGGTTGAAGAAGCAGGACACAGAGCGGCAGCAGGTGAGCTTGGCATCAACGAATGTTAGGCGGCAGCATTGTTTTACTGCCGCATTACAGGTACAGTTCAGAATAAAgcggaaatttaaaaaaaaaatctttgtgtgTAAATATCTCATGTCAAACATTAATACCTGTGGCTTATAGACAGGTGTGGCCTGTATTTAtacaaagtgttttgttttgttcttcagtTGGTTTGGCTTATCTTCAGATGTGTGCTCAATAGTCCGCAATTTTAAGGTAAGTATgcaatgaactaaacagctctGTTCAAAAATAACGTGATGACACCAACAACATTAACAGCCACACACACTGAGGCCGTTCGAACTAATGTTCTCCATGTGTTAACTGACCTTGATGGCTCTGCGTACGATCATGATGGCGTCATGAAGCGATCGCTCGGTCTCCTCTGTGAACTGTTCTGCCCCGCCCCTCAGGATGATAGTACATGTCTTGGCCTTTGGACAACCCTTAAAGAAGTTATACCTACAAGCACAGATGTGGAAGGTATGAGTTGTCACAAGGAGTCAAAACGCACTGAAGTCATTCTCTAACGAGAACCGAGAATGAATCTAATTCAAAGTGATCATTCTGACCTCTCTCCTCCAACCTGCACCTCCTCAAACAGCTCACACTGTCCCAGGACGTCATCTGTCATGGCTCCAACTGATGTCTGGATGGAACCACCACAGGCCTGGAGATCACAGTCGACATttagagggtttttttgtttttttttacagaagtcATAACATAAATTTTGCAATCCCACATGAAGAAACAAATCTTTCCTTTAAATAAAGTAAGTATTTAACATTTTGGTTGGCCTTCCACCACTTGGGGTGAgaaaaaacatccatccattacattttatttgagtCTTCATGTCTCTTACCATCATGGTTCTCTTCAGATCCTCTTCTTGCACCCGGCCAGCACAGAACAGGTCTCTATCAGCAAAGTACTGAGTGGCCACATCACCGATGGGTAACTTGGACAAAACGACCTTGGCTCCTGACTGATAGATCTTCTCCAGTTTGTCATACAAGATGTTCCACTCTGCATCAACAATGGCCTGGTATTcctacaggaaaaaaagaaagacaagcattgatcaaaaaaagaaaaaagtactcTAACGATAACATTCCCGAACACTTCTTTCTCATCCCGACGGCTGTGTTGTCATTTTCTTACCTCCACAGATTTAACGCGAACCTCAGCGTTGTCCTTTTCAGCCTTCAGCTCCAGCTCGACATTGAGTAAAGCGATCTTTGGACTCTCATAGCGTTTAGGCTGCATCTCAAAGCCAGCGTATGAGAAGGTCTTCTTAAAAGCCACCCCAGAGACCAACTGGGACTCCTGTACAGACAGCATGGCATGGATGGATTCCACTTTAAATTCCTTGATTGGCTTCTCAATTGTTAGAATGAGTTGTACAAAAAATATGCTAATGTGGGAGTGAGagttaaaaaaaccaaaacaaacctCAAGGGCTCCTCCCTGGACCTTCTTGATGCCAATCATCTTCAGTAGCAGCAGCTCATCCAAAGACATCACAGCATCCACCACCATCTTGGAAAAGAAATCCTTCTGACTGGCAATGAGCTTGGAGTTCAGGGCGGTCGCTGCACATTTTTCCAGCAGCTGCCTCTGTTCTCTGagacaataaagaaataaaatatttgttttttaaagcgaCATCCAGAGAATTCGCTGCTCTCTGAGCATCCTACTACTATATAAAAGATGCTTCATGGCTGACAAGTCAGTAGGTTGCTGCTCTTACTGCTTATCATCCTTCTTCACTGGGATGGCGATCTCCTTGATCTTGTTGACAGCGAGGCTGGTGGCGTTGCGGAATGCTCTGATGATGGTCTGAGGGTGGAGACCCTCCTCCACGTAAGacttcagctgcttcaggaacTCAGCTGCCAGGAGGGTGACGGAGGTGGTGCCGTCGCCAACCTGAGAAGGGCCATTATGAAACATTAAGAAGGCTTATTAATGCCAGCTCCGGCACGAACACCATCTCCCAAATTCGGACcaagcacattttattaaatcttccattaaaatatgtaaataaaatgtatgtaatgtaGTTTTTATCTGTTAcgtaaattttttttcattttctaagaGGTATCTTTCACATGTCACAATTTTGAAGGAAttcaaaatctgattttttttaaaaacaactgaGCATGAATTTTATACAAATCTTCTGCGCTCCTGtaacttttatattttaatttttctttttaattttatatacttattttaatccctgaagggaaattagtggcacactttAGTTAGTTGAATTGAATGACTCATGCATcttcccacctatatatttgaaaaagctcacttgaaaacctcagtgtcacgttttaactccacccactacctgtcaatcaagcgctcTTTACCATACTGAATAATGATGAGAAGATAATGATCCAgaaccagacaaaaaaaaaagaacaaggttAGTTAGTCTGGAAGCTGTTGGTCTCTTCCTGGTTGTAAATCGAGCTTTCCTTCCCTCCATTCACACTGCAGTAATCAATAGATTAGACATGTACCCCACGCTTCTCACCTCAGCATCCTGGGATCGAGCAATGTCCACCAGGGATTTGGCTGCAGGATGAACCACATCCAGGAGCTTCAGGATGGTGGCTCCATCATTGGAGATTGTGGCCTTTCCTGGGAAAAGCACACATTTTTAGATGAGGGAGAAATCATCCTGTAATAAATTTGGATGTAATCATTTGTCCTCACCTCGACTATCCACCATCAGTTTGTCCATCCCCCTGGGGCCCAGGGTGGTCCTGACCGCCTCAGCAATCACCTGGGAAATGAAGACAATAAGTTAGATCTATAGCATACGCACAGAAGAAATACACTGAAGGACTTCTTCCTGACCTGGCAGGCATTGATGTTACTGACGAGCTGGGGAATGCCCTGAGACGTGTCCGTCCCCTCCTTCAGCAGGATCACTGGTGTGGGCTGAGCAGAGCATCAGGAAAGAGGGAGCAAGGGGTGGACGACAAATAGAAAATTCAATTGAAAGGAAATGGAAAGCAAGTAGATTAAACATTCAAAATACAAATTCCTAACTCACCAATGCCATTTAAATATGCAAATGATCAAAGATGCTTTTATCACAACAGTGAACAgtgcaacaataaataaaaaagtggcTGAGAAAATAGCTTATGTTTACTATTCATCATACTTTGGTGAAATCAGTGATATGTGTATGAATTGCCATATTGTAATGGTACAAATTCAGAAAGATATTAACCATCAGACATGCATCTCTGAAACTGTGAGAGGCAGTTATCTTTTAGATGTtttctaatattaatgttaagcctgaacattaaaataattgccagaaaattcaatttttaaaCTTGACTTAATCTTatgacaaatttttaaaaaattagcagCTCTGAGATTTCCAggaaaaaacaactttcttCAATCTccactagaaccaatgcagtcacagactgcgaCATCCCACGACTCCttggaattcaaaattttaccctgacctacttgaaTTGGTCAAATACAAAGCTCAtcctctgacctactgtcattgatcaaagcagtagatttgatctacggtcttactcacactggccttctccctcatcaaaagttgaaatttaaccttcACCCatttttcttaaggtcaagttcatctcattttcatcccctttgctgccagagtagtgtgctttttatttcc is from Antennarius striatus isolate MH-2024 chromosome 23, ASM4005453v1, whole genome shotgun sequence and encodes:
- the cct7 gene encoding T-complex protein 1 subunit eta — its product is MMPTPVILLKEGTDTSQGIPQLVSNINACQVIAEAVRTTLGPRGMDKLMVDSRGKATISNDGATILKLLDVVHPAAKSLVDIARSQDAEVGDGTTSVTLLAAEFLKQLKSYVEEGLHPQTIIRAFRNATSLAVNKIKEIAIPVKKDDKQEQRQLLEKCAATALNSKLIASQKDFFSKMVVDAVMSLDELLLLKMIGIKKVQGGALEESQLVSGVAFKKTFSYAGFEMQPKRYESPKIALLNVELELKAEKDNAEVRVKSVEEYQAIVDAEWNILYDKLEKIYQSGAKVVLSKLPIGDVATQYFADRDLFCAGRVQEEDLKRTMMACGGSIQTSVGAMTDDVLGQCELFEEVQVGGERYNFFKGCPKAKTCTIILRGGAEQFTEETERSLHDAIMIVRRAIKNDTIVAGGGAIEMELSKYLRDYSRTIPGKQQLLIGAYAKALEIIPRQLCDNAGFDATNILNKLRAKHAQGGMWYGVDINNEDIADNFTACVWEPSIVRINALTAASEAACLILSVDETIKNPRSSVDGPPGGASRGRGRGRPH